The following proteins are co-located in the Billgrantia tianxiuensis genome:
- a CDS encoding TetR/AcrR family transcriptional regulator has protein sequence MAQTDTVTRILDTAEVLFAERGFAETSLRTITSKARVNLAAVNYHFGSKKALIQAVFSRYLDPFTVRFHHALDELEAQHAGSVIPLEVLLETMARTVLEVPAEKHSLKVFMKLLGLAYSQAQGHLRRHIQEEYGSVFTRFTDLVRRATPELPDAERFWRLHFVLGTVIFTLSGLDALRDIAEKDYHEHVSVRDLIRRLRPVVVAAMNAPLPPPPAAQPAKAS, from the coding sequence ATGGCCCAGACCGATACCGTCACGCGCATCCTCGACACTGCCGAAGTCCTGTTCGCCGAGCGCGGCTTCGCCGAGACCTCGCTGCGCACCATCACCAGCAAGGCTCGCGTCAACCTTGCCGCGGTCAACTATCACTTCGGCTCCAAGAAGGCGCTGATCCAGGCGGTTTTCTCGCGCTACCTGGACCCCTTCACGGTGCGTTTCCACCATGCCCTTGACGAGCTCGAGGCTCAGCATGCCGGCAGTGTCATCCCGCTGGAAGTGTTGCTGGAAACCATGGCCCGCACCGTGCTCGAGGTACCGGCCGAGAAGCACAGTCTCAAGGTGTTCATGAAACTGCTGGGCCTCGCCTACAGTCAGGCCCAAGGACACCTGAGACGACATATACAGGAGGAGTACGGCAGCGTCTTCACCCGCTTCACCGATTTGGTACGCCGTGCCACGCCGGAGTTGCCCGATGCCGAGCGCTTCTGGCGCCTGCACTTCGTCCTGGGTACGGTGATCTTTACCCTCTCCGGCCTCGACGCGCTGCGCGACATCGCCGAGAAGGACTACCACGAGCATGTGTCGGTGCGCGACCTGATCCGCCGCCTGCGCCCCGTGGTGGTGGCGGCGATGAATGCGCCCTTGCCGCCGCCGCCGGCCGCGCAGCCGGCCAAGGCGAGCTGA
- a CDS encoding L,D-transpeptidase produces the protein MRTPRLEALPPRDETWLEIDIARQCLVHWQGEHALAEWPVSTALAGVGQREGSGCTPLGWHYVRAAIGHGQPPGTVFRGRRPTGEVYSAALAAAHPGRDWILTRILWLCGLERGFNRGGDVDSQRRYIYLHGTPPDQPMGEPRSHGCIRLRDEALLEVCAVAPPGTPVWLHD, from the coding sequence ATGCGTACTCCCCGGCTCGAAGCGCTGCCGCCGCGAGACGAGACCTGGCTCGAGATCGACATCGCCCGCCAGTGTCTCGTCCACTGGCAGGGCGAGCATGCCTTGGCGGAATGGCCGGTTTCAACCGCGCTGGCGGGAGTGGGGCAGCGTGAAGGTAGTGGCTGCACGCCGCTCGGTTGGCATTACGTAAGGGCTGCCATCGGCCATGGGCAACCGCCGGGTACCGTTTTCCGGGGCCGGCGTCCCACCGGTGAGGTCTACAGCGCGGCGCTGGCTGCGGCCCACCCCGGGCGCGACTGGATACTGACCCGTATCTTGTGGCTGTGCGGGCTCGAGCGCGGGTTCAATCGTGGTGGCGACGTCGACTCGCAGAGACGCTATATCTATCTACACGGCACGCCTCCCGACCAGCCGATGGGCGAGCCTCGCTCGCATGGCTGTATTCGTCTGCGCGACGAAGCGCTGCTGGAGGTCTGCGCCGTGGCGCCCCCGGGCACGCCTGTCTGGCTGCATGACTGA
- a CDS encoding hypoxanthine-guanine phosphoribosyltransferase — MPKLEPDFHESLATMRDVMENADCLISHEEVERALDRMAEQITADLGDKLPVFYCVMNGGLITTGHLLTRLGFPLEVDYIHATRYRGGLRGGELFWRVSPEIPMADRHVVIVDDILDEGATLAAILDYCREAGAASISTAVLVDKRHDRKAVPGLKADYCSLEVVDRYVFGFGMDYKGYWRNAPGIFAPKGL, encoded by the coding sequence ATGCCCAAACTCGAACCCGACTTTCATGAATCCCTGGCCACCATGCGTGATGTCATGGAGAACGCCGACTGCCTGATCAGCCACGAAGAGGTCGAACGTGCCCTGGATCGCATGGCCGAGCAGATCACTGCCGACCTGGGCGACAAGCTGCCGGTTTTCTACTGCGTGATGAACGGCGGCCTGATCACCACGGGACACCTGCTGACCCGACTGGGATTCCCGCTGGAAGTCGACTACATCCATGCCACCCGCTATCGCGGCGGTCTGCGCGGCGGTGAGCTGTTCTGGCGTGTGTCGCCGGAGATCCCCATGGCCGATCGTCATGTGGTCATCGTCGACGACATCCTCGATGAAGGCGCGACGCTTGCCGCCATTCTCGACTACTGCCGCGAAGCCGGTGCGGCGAGCATTTCCACCGCCGTACTGGTGGACAAGCGCCATGATCGCAAGGCGGTGCCGGGCCTCAAGGCCGACTACTGCAGTCTCGAAGTGGTCGACCGCTACGTGTTCGGCTTCGGCATGGACTACAAGGGGTATTGGCGCAATGCGCCGGGGATATTCGCCCCTAAAGGTTTGTAG
- a CDS encoding 2-aminoadipate transaminase: protein MDLPHVSQGLGIVHPICIERGRNAEVWDERGTHYIDFIGGIGVLNLGHSHPAIVEAVKSQVDTLMHSAFNAVPHRGYLEVVEALDAFVPVSYPLSCMLTNSGAEATENALKVARAATGRQAVIAFDDGFHGRTLAALNLNGKVKPYKNRLGALPGPVYHVPFPSGDSDVDADQAMAALERLFEVETPADEVACIIVEPVQGEGGFRVLCGDFAKRLRALCDRHGIVLIFDEIQSGFGRTGTRFAFSRLGVEPDLLLMGKSIAAGLPLAAVAGRAEFMDAVPKGGLGGTYSGNALACAAARTVMALMSEEALASWGTRQETLIVETHRRWQASGRFPMLGNLTGVGAMRGVVFEDTDRASGAEHLAALLTAAREAGVLLMPSGRRRNVLRLLAPLTAEPDTLQEGLRRIERALESLVQPNTEEA from the coding sequence ATGGATTTACCTCACGTCAGCCAGGGCCTGGGCATCGTGCACCCGATCTGTATCGAGCGGGGGCGTAATGCCGAGGTGTGGGACGAGCGTGGCACGCACTACATCGACTTCATCGGCGGTATCGGCGTCCTCAACCTGGGGCATTCGCATCCCGCGATCGTCGAGGCCGTGAAGTCGCAGGTCGATACGCTGATGCACTCGGCGTTCAACGCCGTACCGCACCGTGGCTACCTGGAAGTCGTCGAGGCGTTGGATGCGTTCGTGCCCGTTTCCTACCCGCTCTCCTGCATGCTCACCAACAGCGGTGCCGAAGCCACCGAGAACGCCTTGAAGGTGGCGCGTGCGGCGACCGGGCGTCAGGCGGTCATTGCCTTCGATGACGGCTTCCACGGGCGCACGCTGGCGGCGTTGAATCTCAATGGCAAGGTGAAGCCCTACAAGAACCGCCTGGGCGCCTTGCCGGGCCCGGTCTACCACGTACCTTTCCCCAGCGGCGACAGCGATGTCGATGCCGACCAGGCCATGGCCGCCCTGGAGCGCCTCTTCGAGGTCGAAACACCTGCCGATGAAGTGGCGTGCATCATCGTCGAACCGGTCCAGGGCGAGGGTGGTTTCCGCGTGCTGTGTGGCGACTTCGCCAAGCGGCTGCGTGCCCTGTGCGACAGACACGGCATCGTGCTGATCTTCGACGAAATCCAGTCGGGGTTCGGGCGTACCGGGACCCGCTTCGCCTTCTCACGGCTGGGCGTCGAGCCCGATCTGCTGCTGATGGGCAAGAGCATAGCGGCGGGGCTGCCATTGGCGGCGGTGGCGGGTAGGGCGGAGTTCATGGACGCCGTGCCCAAGGGCGGGCTGGGCGGTACCTATTCGGGCAACGCCCTGGCCTGCGCCGCGGCGCGTACGGTGATGGCCCTGATGAGCGAAGAGGCCCTGGCGAGCTGGGGAACGCGCCAGGAGACGCTGATCGTCGAGACCCATCGACGCTGGCAGGCCAGTGGGCGCTTCCCGATGCTGGGCAATCTCACCGGCGTGGGAGCCATGCGCGGGGTCGTCTTCGAGGATACCGACCGGGCCAGCGGTGCCGAGCACCTGGCTGCGCTGCTGACGGCGGCGCGCGAGGCCGGCGTGTTGCTGATGCCCAGCGGCCGACGGCGCAACGTGCTGCGTTTGCTGGCACCGCTGACCGCCGAGCCCGACACCCTGCAAGAAGGACTCAGGCGCATCGAGCGCGCCCTGGAATCGCTCGTTCAACCCAATACCGAGGAGGCCTGA
- the hglS gene encoding 2-oxoadipate dioxygenase/decarboxylase HglS: MPAPYLSSDEIRDRFSRAMSAMYQAEVPQYGALLDLVERVNRQVLEADPALAGRLASQGELERLDAERHGAIRVGTAQELAMLRRLFAVMGMHPVGYYDLSEAGVPVHSTAFRPVDDAALARNPFRIFTSLLRLELIESPALRERAAAILAGRDIFTPGCRQLIELHEAQGGLDEEQAERFIGEALETFRWHRDATVDLDTYQALHAEHRLIADVVCFRGPHINHLTPRTLDIDEVQRRMPDAGMQPKAVIEGPPRRACPILLRQTSFKALEEGIRFAGERQGTHTARFGEIEQRGMALTARGRERYDSLLGEARRRTAGLDNEAHQRVLEEVFADFPDDETVLRREGLAFFHYRLTDAGTGADRVEGASLEALIAQGLVEALPLTYEDFLPVSAAGIFQSNLGGGQNGAYAGNANREAFEQALGAPVSDELALYAERERASREAVLQALGR, encoded by the coding sequence TTGCCTGCCCCCTATCTTTCTTCCGATGAGATCCGCGATCGCTTTTCCCGGGCCATGTCGGCGATGTACCAGGCTGAGGTGCCGCAGTACGGGGCGCTGCTCGATCTGGTCGAGCGCGTCAACCGGCAAGTCCTGGAAGCCGATCCCGCCCTGGCTGGGCGCCTTGCCAGTCAGGGCGAGCTGGAACGGCTCGATGCCGAACGCCATGGTGCCATCCGCGTGGGCACGGCCCAGGAGCTGGCCATGCTGCGCCGTCTGTTCGCCGTCATGGGCATGCATCCGGTGGGCTACTACGACCTCTCCGAAGCCGGCGTGCCGGTACACTCCACGGCCTTCCGCCCGGTGGATGACGCGGCGCTGGCGCGTAACCCTTTCCGCATCTTCACGTCGCTGCTACGCCTCGAGCTGATCGAGAGCCCGGCACTGCGGGAGCGGGCGGCAGCCATTCTTGCCGGCCGCGATATCTTCACCCCGGGTTGTCGCCAGCTGATCGAACTCCATGAAGCGCAGGGCGGGCTCGATGAAGAGCAGGCCGAGCGCTTCATCGGCGAGGCCCTGGAGACGTTCCGCTGGCATCGCGACGCCACGGTAGACTTGGACACCTACCAGGCGCTGCATGCCGAGCACCGGCTGATCGCCGATGTGGTCTGCTTCCGTGGCCCGCATATCAATCACCTCACGCCGCGCACGCTGGATATCGACGAAGTGCAACGGCGCATGCCCGACGCCGGCATGCAGCCCAAGGCGGTGATCGAGGGGCCGCCCCGTCGCGCATGTCCCATCCTGCTGCGCCAGACCAGCTTCAAGGCGCTGGAGGAGGGAATCCGTTTTGCCGGTGAGCGGCAGGGGACCCATACCGCCCGCTTCGGTGAAATCGAGCAGCGCGGCATGGCGTTGACCGCCAGGGGGCGTGAGCGCTACGACAGCCTGCTTGGCGAAGCGCGGCGCCGCACCGCCGGTCTCGACAACGAGGCACATCAGCGCGTGCTCGAAGAAGTCTTCGCCGACTTCCCCGATGACGAGACTGTTCTGCGACGCGAGGGGCTGGCCTTCTTCCACTACCGTCTGACCGATGCCGGAACGGGGGCGGATCGTGTGGAGGGCGCCAGCCTGGAGGCGCTGATCGCCCAGGGCCTGGTGGAGGCGTTGCCACTCACCTACGAAGACTTTCTGCCGGTCAGTGCGGCAGGGATCTTCCAATCGAACCTGGGGGGCGGGCAGAATGGGGCCTATGCCGGCAACGCCAATCGCGAGGCCTTCGAGCAGGCCTTGGGGGCGCCGGTCAGCGATGAGCTGGCACTCTATGCCGAGCGTGAGCGGGCCTCCCGCGAGGCGGTGCTTCAAGCCTTGGGGCGCTGA
- a CDS encoding CoA-acylating methylmalonate-semialdehyde dehydrogenase: protein MTTLGHLIDGARVAGEGRTQDIFNPSTGDVSGQVSLAGKATVEQAIAAAQAAFPAWRNTPPAKRARVMFRFKQLLEEHADEICRLIGQEHGKIVHDAKGELSRGIENVEYACGVPELLKGEYSKNVGPGIDSWSEFQPLGVVAGITPFNFPAMVPLWMYPMAIACGNTFVLKPSERDPTSALFIAELALEAGLPAGVLNVVNGDKEAVDTLLDDPRVQAVSFVGSTPIAEYIYARASANGKRCQALGGAKNHAIVMPDADMDNVVDSLTGAAFGSSGERCMALSVAVAVGDAAADALVAKMRERLTSLKVGPFSDAGNDFGPVITKAHQEKVCGYIDSAEAQGAEIVVDGRGVQVPGFENGFYVGGTLIDRVTAEMTCYREEIFGPVLLVVRAGSMEEAMKLIDDHEYGNGTCIYTRDGEAARYFSDNIQVGMVGINVPLPVPVSYHSFGGWKRSLFGDLAAYGPDAVRFYTKRKTVTQRWPSAGVREGAQFSFPS, encoded by the coding sequence ATGACTACGCTCGGCCATCTGATTGACGGCGCACGAGTCGCCGGCGAAGGACGCACCCAGGACATCTTCAACCCCTCCACCGGCGATGTGAGCGGCCAGGTGAGTCTGGCCGGCAAGGCCACCGTCGAACAGGCCATCGCCGCCGCCCAGGCTGCCTTCCCGGCCTGGCGGAACACGCCGCCGGCCAAGCGCGCCCGCGTCATGTTCCGCTTCAAGCAGCTGCTCGAAGAGCATGCCGACGAGATCTGCCGGCTGATCGGCCAGGAACACGGCAAGATCGTCCACGATGCCAAGGGTGAACTCTCGCGCGGCATCGAGAACGTGGAGTATGCCTGCGGCGTGCCGGAGCTGCTCAAGGGCGAGTACAGCAAGAACGTCGGCCCCGGCATCGACTCCTGGAGCGAGTTCCAGCCGCTGGGCGTGGTGGCCGGCATCACGCCGTTCAACTTCCCGGCCATGGTCCCGCTGTGGATGTACCCGATGGCCATCGCCTGCGGTAATACCTTCGTGCTCAAGCCCTCCGAGCGCGACCCGACCTCGGCCCTGTTCATCGCCGAACTGGCGCTGGAAGCGGGCCTGCCCGCCGGGGTGCTCAACGTGGTCAACGGCGACAAGGAAGCCGTCGATACCCTGCTCGACGACCCGCGCGTCCAGGCCGTCAGCTTCGTCGGCTCCACGCCGATCGCCGAATACATCTACGCTCGCGCCAGCGCCAACGGCAAGCGTTGCCAGGCGCTTGGCGGCGCCAAGAACCACGCCATCGTGATGCCCGACGCCGACATGGACAACGTGGTCGATTCGCTCACCGGCGCCGCCTTCGGCTCCTCCGGCGAACGCTGCATGGCCCTCTCCGTGGCGGTGGCCGTGGGCGACGCTGCCGCCGACGCCCTGGTCGCCAAGATGCGGGAGCGTTTGACGTCCCTCAAGGTCGGTCCCTTCTCCGACGCCGGGAACGATTTCGGTCCGGTGATCACCAAGGCTCACCAGGAGAAGGTGTGCGGCTACATCGACAGCGCCGAGGCCCAGGGCGCCGAGATCGTGGTCGATGGCCGCGGCGTGCAGGTACCGGGCTTCGAAAACGGCTTCTATGTGGGTGGCACCCTGATCGACCGCGTGACCGCCGAGATGACCTGCTACCGAGAGGAAATATTCGGGCCCGTGCTGCTGGTGGTGCGCGCCGGCTCCATGGAGGAAGCCATGAAGCTGATCGACGACCACGAGTACGGCAACGGTACCTGCATCTACACCCGTGACGGCGAAGCGGCCCGTTACTTCAGCGACAATATCCAGGTGGGCATGGTCGGCATCAACGTGCCGCTGCCGGTGCCGGTCTCCTACCACAGCTTCGGCGGCTGGAAGCGCTCGCTGTTCGGCGACCTGGCTGCCTACGGGCCGGATGCCGTGCGTTTCTATACCAAGCGCAAGACCGTCACCCAGCGCTGGCCGTCAGCCGGAGTTCGCGAGGGCGCGCAGTTCTCCTTCCCCTCTTGA
- a CDS encoding aspartate aminotransferase family protein, whose amino-acid sequence MSVQESLRAGLSQEQLDAYWMPYTGNRQFKRDPRIIVGAKGSYLTDAQGRRVFDGLSGLWTCGAGHCRPEITEAVARQLAELDYSPAFQFGHPKAFELAHRLRGLTPQGLDHVFFTGSGSESADTALKIARAYWRKKGKPTKTKLIGRAKGYHGVNFGGFSLGGIGANRTIFGQGVDADHLPHTLLKENAFTRGMPERGVERAEELLELIALHDASNIAAVIVEPLAGSAGVIPPPKGYLQRLREICDAHDILLIFDEVITGFGRMGAMTGAEEFGVVPDILNVAKQLTNGAVPMGAVIVQGEIYHTFMEQGGPDYMLELPHGYTYSGHPVACAAALAALDVLENDRLIERVREMSPVFEEALHGLKGTRYISDIRNYGLAGALQIEPYPGEPARRPFEIAMKCWDKGFYVRYGGDTIQLGLPFIVERDEIDRLVNVLGETLGELD is encoded by the coding sequence ATGTCTGTTCAAGAATCGCTGCGCGCCGGCCTGAGCCAGGAGCAGTTGGACGCCTACTGGATGCCCTACACCGGCAACCGCCAGTTCAAGCGCGACCCACGCATCATCGTCGGCGCCAAGGGTAGCTACCTGACCGATGCCCAGGGCCGCCGGGTCTTCGACGGCCTATCGGGACTTTGGACCTGCGGTGCCGGTCACTGTCGCCCCGAGATCACCGAGGCGGTGGCCCGCCAGCTAGCCGAGCTGGACTATTCGCCAGCCTTCCAGTTCGGCCATCCCAAGGCCTTCGAGCTGGCCCATCGGCTCCGTGGGTTGACGCCCCAGGGCCTCGACCATGTGTTCTTCACCGGCTCCGGCTCGGAGAGTGCCGACACCGCACTGAAGATCGCCCGCGCCTACTGGCGCAAGAAGGGCAAGCCGACCAAGACCAAGCTAATCGGTCGCGCCAAGGGTTATCACGGGGTCAACTTCGGCGGCTTCAGCCTGGGTGGCATCGGCGCCAACCGCACCATTTTCGGCCAGGGCGTCGATGCCGACCATCTGCCCCATACCCTGCTGAAGGAAAACGCCTTCACCAGGGGCATGCCCGAGCGTGGCGTCGAGCGGGCCGAGGAACTGCTGGAGCTGATTGCGCTGCACGATGCTTCCAACATTGCCGCGGTGATCGTCGAGCCGCTGGCCGGCTCGGCCGGGGTGATTCCGCCGCCCAAGGGCTACCTGCAGCGGCTGCGAGAAATCTGCGATGCGCACGACATTCTGCTGATCTTCGACGAGGTCATCACCGGCTTCGGCCGCATGGGTGCCATGACCGGCGCCGAGGAGTTCGGCGTGGTGCCGGATATCCTCAACGTGGCCAAGCAGCTGACCAATGGCGCGGTGCCCATGGGCGCAGTCATCGTGCAGGGAGAGATCTATCACACCTTCATGGAGCAGGGCGGGCCCGACTACATGCTCGAACTGCCCCACGGCTACACCTACTCGGGGCATCCGGTGGCCTGTGCCGCTGCGCTGGCGGCACTCGACGTGCTCGAGAACGATCGCCTGATCGAGCGCGTACGCGAGATGAGCCCGGTATTCGAGGAGGCCCTGCATGGGCTCAAGGGCACCCGCTATATCAGCGACATTCGCAACTACGGGCTCGCCGGGGCCCTGCAGATCGAGCCCTACCCCGGCGAGCCGGCCCGGCGCCCCTTCGAGATCGCCATGAAGTGCTGGGACAAGGGCTTCTATGTGCGCTACGGCGGCGACACCATTCAGCTCGGCCTGCCCTTCATCGTCGAGCGCGACGAGATCGACCGTCTCGTGAACGTGCTTGGTGAGACCCTCGGCGAACTCGACTGA
- a CDS encoding Lrp/AsnC family transcriptional regulator, translated as MATKLDRIDRRILNQLQENGRLSIVELASRVNLTKTPCAQRVRRLEQAGIIRGYRADLDPEQLGRATCWWCW; from the coding sequence ATGGCTACCAAGCTGGACCGCATAGACCGTCGGATCCTGAACCAACTGCAGGAGAATGGGCGGCTTTCCATCGTCGAACTCGCCAGCCGGGTCAATCTGACCAAGACGCCTTGCGCTCAGCGGGTGCGTCGGCTCGAGCAGGCCGGCATCATCCGCGGCTACCGTGCCGACCTCGACCCCGAGCAGCTGGGGCGGGCCACGTGCTGGTGGTGCTGGTGA
- a CDS encoding Lrp/AsnC ligand binding domain-containing protein — MLVVLVTMEKTSEDALDRFNEAVRLIPEVQGCYMVAGNFDYMLKVRTHDISHYRAVLVQQIGRLPNVHQTHSFVVMELVKDEVTVPVPIDNYFQP; from the coding sequence GTGCTGGTGGTGCTGGTGACGATGGAAAAGACCAGCGAAGACGCCCTGGATCGTTTCAACGAGGCCGTGCGCCTCATCCCCGAGGTGCAGGGCTGCTACATGGTGGCGGGAAACTTCGATTACATGCTCAAGGTGAGAACTCACGATATCTCCCATTACCGGGCCGTGCTGGTCCAGCAGATCGGCCGGTTGCCGAATGTCCATCAAACGCACTCCTTCGTGGTGATGGAGCTGGTAAAAGACGAAGTGACGGTGCCGGTTCCCATCGATAACTACTTCCAGCCGTAA
- a CDS encoding NAD(P)/FAD-dependent oxidoreductase — MKERCLWHDTSPEPPLELAMLQGDHRTDVLVIGGGITGLSTALHLAEAGVSVTLIEAGDVPSGASGRNVGLVNAGLWIPPDDILAVLGEEIGERANTILGGAPAVVFSLIERHGIACQATRTGTLHLAHNGKGEQELARRAEQLQRRGAPVELLEAAACREHVGTRRIRRALLDHRAGTLNPAAYTRGLARAAQAAGASLYTHSAATAVARARDDWRITTAHGSIQAQRLVLATNAYTEDRWNEVRRHFFVGHFYQVASRPLSGTAADEILPGRQGAWDTRMVLSSIRRDAEGRLILGSLGKGESKPAAFLRCWANRIQRHYFPRLGSIEWEYSWTGRIGFTPDHTLRLFELAPGVLGVSGYNGRGITTGTVVGKGFAQYLMTNEDDALPLPIRTPRPIRARALRSSGYESGFTLYHTGQCLRVLS, encoded by the coding sequence ATGAAGGAACGCTGTCTCTGGCACGACACCTCTCCGGAGCCGCCCCTGGAGCTGGCCATGCTGCAGGGCGATCACCGCACCGATGTGCTGGTGATCGGCGGAGGGATTACCGGTCTCAGCACCGCCCTGCACCTGGCCGAGGCTGGCGTCAGTGTGACCCTGATCGAAGCAGGCGACGTACCCAGCGGCGCTTCGGGACGCAATGTCGGCCTCGTCAATGCGGGACTGTGGATTCCACCGGATGACATTCTTGCGGTGCTTGGTGAGGAGATCGGCGAGCGCGCCAACACCATCCTCGGCGGCGCACCCGCGGTCGTCTTCTCGCTGATCGAACGGCACGGCATCGCGTGCCAGGCGACCCGTACCGGTACCTTGCACCTAGCACACAATGGCAAGGGCGAGCAGGAACTGGCACGACGAGCGGAGCAGTTGCAACGGCGTGGAGCCCCCGTGGAACTGCTCGAGGCAGCGGCCTGCCGGGAGCACGTGGGCACCCGGCGCATCCGCCGCGCCCTGCTCGACCACCGCGCCGGGACCCTGAACCCCGCCGCCTACACCCGCGGCCTGGCACGTGCCGCACAGGCGGCCGGCGCAAGCCTGTACACCCATAGCGCCGCCACCGCCGTCGCCCGGGCGAGAGACGACTGGCGGATCACCACCGCTCACGGCAGCATCCAGGCCCAGCGCCTGGTGCTTGCCACCAATGCCTACACCGAGGATCGCTGGAACGAGGTCCGCCGCCATTTCTTCGTCGGCCACTTCTACCAGGTCGCCTCCCGGCCGCTATCCGGCACGGCTGCCGATGAGATCCTGCCGGGGCGCCAGGGCGCCTGGGATACCCGCATGGTGCTGAGCAGCATCCGTCGCGATGCAGAAGGCCGACTGATTCTCGGCAGTCTCGGCAAGGGGGAAAGCAAGCCCGCCGCCTTCCTGCGTTGCTGGGCCAACCGCATCCAGCGTCACTATTTCCCTCGGTTGGGCAGCATCGAGTGGGAATACAGCTGGACGGGACGAATCGGCTTCACGCCAGATCACACGCTGCGCCTCTTCGAACTCGCCCCGGGCGTGCTGGGGGTTTCCGGCTACAACGGGCGCGGTATCACCACTGGCACCGTGGTAGGCAAGGGTTTCGCCCAATATCTGATGACCAACGAGGACGACGCCCTGCCCCTGCCGATTCGCACACCCCGGCCGATACGGGCCAGGGCGCTACGCAGCTCCGGTTACGAAAGCGGCTTCACGCTCTATCACACGGGGCAATGCCTGAGAGTGTTGAGTTGA
- a CDS encoding aldehyde dehydrogenase family protein has product MIDSLMQRLGVAPEQYRNGDIAVATPIDGSEIGRVRTATAQEIDTAIANAQRAFEAWRQVPAPRRGELVRLFGDQLRRHKEDLGALVTWECGKILQEGLGEVQEMIDICDLAVGQSRQLYGLTIASERPGHHMRESWHPLGPIGLITAFNFPVAPWAWNAALALVCGDSLLWKPSEKSPLTALACQALLERAMAEFGDDAPQYLSQVIIGERAAGEQLTDDARIPLISATGSTRMGREVGPRVAARFGRSILELGGNNAMILTPSADLDMAVRAILFSAVGTAGQRCTTLRRLVVHHSIKEEVVTRLKQAYAGISIGDPLEGNLIGPLIDRQAFDTMQAVLTQAREQGANVFGGQRQLAEQYPEGYYVAPAIVEVEGQSDLVRHETFAPILYVIGYEALDEAIALNNDVPQGLSSCIFTTDVREAETFVSAVGSDCGIANVNIGPSGAEIGGAFGGEKETGGGRESGSDVWKSYMRRQTNTVNYSRELPLAQGIKFD; this is encoded by the coding sequence ATGATCGACTCCCTGATGCAGCGCCTCGGCGTGGCGCCTGAACAGTACCGAAACGGCGATATCGCGGTCGCCACTCCCATCGACGGCAGCGAGATCGGTCGTGTGCGCACGGCCACTGCCCAGGAGATCGACACGGCCATCGCCAACGCCCAGCGCGCCTTTGAAGCGTGGCGCCAGGTGCCCGCCCCGCGTCGCGGCGAACTGGTGCGCCTGTTCGGCGATCAGCTGCGCCGCCACAAGGAGGACCTGGGCGCACTGGTCACCTGGGAGTGCGGCAAGATCCTCCAGGAAGGGCTCGGTGAAGTACAGGAGATGATCGACATCTGCGACCTCGCCGTTGGGCAGTCCCGCCAGCTCTATGGCCTCACCATCGCCTCCGAGCGTCCCGGACACCATATGCGCGAGAGCTGGCACCCGCTCGGCCCGATCGGGTTGATCACCGCCTTCAATTTTCCGGTCGCCCCCTGGGCCTGGAACGCGGCACTGGCCCTGGTATGCGGCGACAGCCTGCTGTGGAAGCCCTCCGAGAAGTCCCCTCTCACCGCCCTGGCCTGCCAGGCACTGCTCGAACGCGCCATGGCCGAGTTCGGCGATGACGCGCCCCAATACCTCAGCCAGGTGATCATCGGCGAGCGCGCCGCGGGCGAGCAACTGACCGACGACGCCAGGATTCCCCTGATCAGCGCCACCGGCAGCACGCGGATGGGCCGTGAAGTAGGGCCGCGCGTGGCCGCCCGCTTCGGTCGCAGCATCCTCGAACTGGGCGGCAACAACGCCATGATCCTGACGCCCAGCGCCGACCTGGACATGGCCGTGCGCGCCATTCTCTTCTCGGCGGTGGGGACCGCCGGCCAGCGCTGCACCACGCTGCGCCGCCTGGTCGTGCATCACTCCATCAAGGAAGAGGTCGTTACCCGGCTCAAGCAGGCTTATGCCGGCATCAGTATCGGCGACCCACTCGAAGGCAACCTGATCGGCCCGCTGATCGACCGCCAGGCCTTCGACACCATGCAGGCGGTGCTGACCCAGGCCCGCGAGCAGGGTGCCAACGTATTCGGCGGCCAGCGCCAGCTCGCCGAGCAGTATCCCGAGGGCTACTACGTGGCGCCGGCCATCGTCGAGGTCGAAGGCCAGAGCGACCTGGTGCGGCACGAAACCTTCGCACCGATCCTCTACGTGATCGGCTACGAAGCGCTCGACGAGGCCATCGCACTCAACAACGACGTGCCCCAGGGTCTTTCCTCCTGCATCTTCACCACCGACGTGCGCGAGGCGGAAACCTTCGTCTCCGCGGTGGGCAGCGACTGCGGTATCGCCAACGTCAACATCGGCCCCAGCGGTGCCGAGATCGGCGGCGCCTTCGGTGGCGAGAAGGAGACCGGTGGCGGCCGCGAATCGGGCTCCGATGTCTGGAAGAGCTACATGCGCCGCCAGACCAACACCGTCAATTATTCCCGGGAGCTGCCGCTCGCCCAGGGCATCAAGTTCGACTGA